One window from the genome of Rhodothermales bacterium encodes:
- a CDS encoding nuclear transport factor 2 family protein, whose product MTESEKRALIDRYIAAYNAFDVAGMMATVHPAVEFENVSDGVVDAGEVGAFRAMAESATALFASRRQTVTAFDPSGAGASVEVDYEGALAADLPNGMAAGDTLRLAGRSEFEFADGRIVRIRDLS is encoded by the coding sequence ATGACTGAATCGGAAAAGCGCGCGCTGATCGACCGCTACATCGCGGCCTACAACGCCTTCGACGTAGCGGGGATGATGGCGACCGTCCACCCCGCTGTCGAGTTCGAGAACGTGTCGGACGGCGTCGTCGATGCCGGTGAGGTCGGCGCGTTCCGTGCGATGGCCGAGTCCGCGACTGCGCTCTTCGCCTCGCGCCGTCAGACCGTCACGGCCTTCGACCCGAGCGGGGCCGGAGCCTCGGTGGAGGTGGACTACGAGGGCGCGCTCGCCGCCGACCTCCCGAATGGGATGGCCGCGGGGGACACCTTGCGATTAGCGGGACGGTCGGAGTTCGAGTTTGCGGACGGACGGATCGTCCGGATCAGGGACCTCAGCTAG
- a CDS encoding pentapeptide repeat-containing protein, with the protein MTPSDRPDPAPRRSRLSRWRSRLETLAAERPVFLAFCVFLGAALVVVPLSLPFYLSDTSNFLENIAAEAHGMVFDLLVIGWFMLWLNRLAERRLRTNRYREEIDDYLGWHSPEATHRIAGNVRRLNRNGIRKGLKLTEAYLKGANLAGAHLEHADLWGANLHSAGLHGALLSHANLAGANLQSADLERAILTGADLRGANLTEADLERAFLEDADLRGAIFTGADLQFASLPNALLTRARFVGANLRGAHLEGADLEGADFGGATLHGASLDGARLDGASFADADLERADLTGIVVSDAAALATLFEGVRSIRGVKLSTETEATLREVAPHLFRQPARV; encoded by the coding sequence ATGACCCCGTCCGACCGCCCCGATCCCGCGCCCCGCCGCTCGCGCCTTTCGCGCTGGCGCTCCCGCCTCGAAACGCTCGCGGCCGAGCGCCCCGTCTTCCTCGCCTTCTGCGTCTTCCTCGGCGCCGCGCTCGTCGTCGTCCCGCTCTCGCTCCCGTTCTACCTCTCCGACACGTCGAACTTCCTGGAGAACATCGCGGCCGAGGCGCACGGGATGGTGTTCGACCTGCTCGTGATCGGCTGGTTCATGCTGTGGCTCAACCGGCTCGCCGAACGCCGCCTCCGAACGAACCGCTACCGCGAGGAGATCGACGACTACCTCGGCTGGCACTCGCCCGAGGCCACGCACCGTATCGCCGGCAACGTCCGGCGCCTCAACCGCAACGGCATCCGCAAGGGGCTCAAGCTGACCGAGGCGTACCTCAAAGGGGCGAACCTCGCCGGTGCCCACCTCGAACACGCGGACCTCTGGGGCGCCAACCTCCATTCGGCCGGCCTCCACGGCGCGCTCCTCAGCCACGCCAACCTCGCCGGGGCCAACCTCCAGAGCGCCGACCTCGAACGCGCCATCCTCACCGGCGCCGACCTCCGCGGCGCGAACCTCACCGAGGCCGACCTCGAACGGGCCTTCCTCGAAGACGCCGACCTCCGCGGCGCCATCTTCACCGGCGCCGACCTCCAGTTCGCCTCGCTCCCGAACGCCCTCCTCACGCGCGCCCGGTTCGTCGGCGCGAACCTCCGCGGCGCCCACCTCGAAGGGGCCGACCTCGAAGGGGCCGACTTCGGCGGCGCTACGCTCCACGGCGCCAGCCTCGACGGCGCCCGCCTCGACGGCGCCTCCTTCGCCGACGCCGACCTCGAACGTGCCGACCTCACCGGCATCGTCGTCTCCGACGCCGCCGCGCTCGCCACGCTCTTCGAGGGCGTCCGCTCGATCCGCGGCGTCAAGCTCAGCACGGAGACCGAGGCGACGCTCCGCGAGGTGGCCCCGCACCTCTTCCGCCAGCCGGCACGGGTGTAG
- a CDS encoding cupin domain-containing protein, translating into MDDPAMETPDWHVPVRDGLRFLPGPGGERFAAVFAHGSLDVEVYAPRGHDPQTPHARDEVYVVASGTGTFVRDGERVAFGPGDFLFVPAGVPHRFEDFSDDFVTWVLFYGPEGGEADESAL; encoded by the coding sequence ATGGACGATCCCGCGATGGAAACGCCCGACTGGCACGTCCCCGTCCGCGACGGGCTGCGCTTCCTGCCTGGCCCCGGCGGCGAGCGCTTCGCCGCCGTCTTCGCCCACGGCTCGCTCGACGTCGAGGTCTACGCCCCGCGCGGCCATGACCCGCAGACGCCCCACGCCCGCGACGAGGTCTACGTCGTCGCCTCGGGCACCGGCACGTTCGTCCGCGACGGCGAGCGCGTCGCGTTCGGCCCCGGCGACTTCCTCTTCGTCCCGGCCGGCGTGCCCCACCGCTTCGAAGACTTCTCCGACGACTTCGTGACGTGGGTGCTGTTCTACGGCCCCGAAGGCGGCGAAGCCGATGAGTCGGCCCTGTAG